The Prunus dulcis chromosome 3, ALMONDv2, whole genome shotgun sequence genome segment GTTTTGTTGTCattcaatataatttcatattcAGCATTCAGATTTCTTCGCACATTTTCTGCATGTACTGTGTTATACTGAGAgcttgtttttcaattgtgACACAACTTGAAATACGACATTATTGACTCTAAAGTAGCCtccttatttatatattttcagCTGGATGAGACTCAGAATAATGTTTCTGTTGGTGAGACTGAAGTGGGACCTACTGATTCTACATCAGCGTTTGAGACCGCAAGGATAATAGATGCAGGAGTTCTGAGCTTCAAGCATTTCCTCATGGCGATGCTTATTTTACTGATTTCAGTTGCAgcttatttttttctccaacaAGACTGCCCATTTTGATGTTGCTGCAGGAGTTTCCTCATGAGCTTGTCTCCACAGTAGCTTTCTTGTAACCACCAGTGTAAAGCAACGAAGAtctggaaaatgaaaaaacgaAGAACAATGAAGTTATATTCTGAAATTGTTTTAGGGATAGGCAATCTATTGTGCCTAAGGTACAAATTGCATCAAAGTGAGATGCTGAATACCCTTCAGCATTGAGAAATAGCAAGATATCATTTGATAGCGAGTTTCCCATCTTAGCTTTCTCCTCAAGTACTCAAAGGGATGTAAACGCAGAATGATTGGAGATTGTTGTAACTGGTTCAGAAACAACTTCAATGATAGTTTTTACCctcatttatgaattttaagtgcttacaattataaatatatgtcCAAAAAAGATCGACGGATGTTTGTGAATTTGTTCTTTTCCAGACCCATATATATCTTTTTAAATCTCTTATGCTCTTGGTTTGAATTATTTCGTAGGCAATTAGGAAATCCCTCCCGCACAGACATTGTATAACCAACCAGTATCAAGTCTTTGGATGATATGATTTACTAACCGAACAAAACTCATGCTGAGGTTCCAATCCATTATCAAAGCACACATTTTGTAGCAAAATTCCTACAACTGATTCTTTGTTGCACTTGGACCATTTGTCTCAGAGGGGTTCAAAATATTTGATATTAGTTTGGAGCTCACAAGCGTTACAATATGACTTCGTCAaaacataacaaataaaactcttgaTGAGAGAGTTCCTTTGTTATCAAGGACGCAAAAATTATAACAAAGTCAAGAACAAAGAATACCTAGATTCAGTTATAACTAACTTATTCAATTCCTCCAACTTAAGATAAATAGCCCCTCATTTTGCAACAACCTTGGTCAACCTTTCTGTTTATGTCCCATTTACCCCAACTGCGATCATAGACACGAGCTTGTCCAAGCACATCAACAAAAAGCTCGTGGAATACCTTCTTGGTTTATGAACCTTGTGATGTGCTCTTCTTGGGGATTGAGGGATTGAAATATAATGTTACAATTCCGATCCTATGCAACAATGAAATATAATGATTCGAGGAATTGAATAATCCGTTTCGCCTTTATGAACAAAATAGTAAGATTACAAGTAGTTATACTTGtatttcatcatttaaccataaaaaattctaaaaattccaatccaatccacTCGGGCTTTGTGTTTATCTATGAGGCTATACAGGAATGATGATATGAATGTTCTCTGTGAATTTGATGTAATTGTACAGACCTAGGGCTTGTGTTTAAATAGAGTGGCCGATACTTATTCCAACAGGTATCAGGTGAGGACAAACccaattaggaaaaaaaaacattatatgatatttgaattttaaaataattcaaataaataaataaataattattcggatttaatttaaaacacaGAGCCCCAAggattaggaaaaaaaaacattatatgatatttgaattttaaaataattcaaataaataaataaataattatttggatttaatttaaaacacaGAGCCCTAAGGCCTatcttttgattaattatatatatatatatatatatatagctttcatttagggatccctcaaataagcttatttgagggacactccttgtaggccccactccggattgtatttcactaatccaaaccgtctattttgtagatactaattcaaagattatctctacaaaaaaaatcacttgaatccgatatcatttgactactcaattgagttattgaaattttagcattttcttgaagcaccgtgttcattgattttttaagacacaattggatgtcgaaacggtttccgatttatctaatttttgtaaggatgatctatgaatgaagacctaaaaaatagatggtttgaatcattgggaaaaaaattgtagggtaccctaaagggcatccctcaaataaaattatttgagggatccctcaatagaagtggactatatatatatatatatatatatatatatatatatattaattaaccaTTGACTCAAGTAATTAGGCATTGACCCAAGAGCCTCAAGGCCTatcttttgatgaattatatatatatatatatattaattaaccaTTGACCCAACTAATTAGGCATTGACCGAAGAGCCCCAAGGCCTatctttttattcaataatatgtgaaattatgtttataatacatgaattttgtgtgtattctaaaaaattttgtaaaaaaacacGTGtatcaaacatgaaaaatacgtatGTACGTGTACAACATGAGTATTGTAcatttgctttttaaaaaatatgtattttattgaGTCTTTAAAACGTGTAAAGAAAACGGatatattaatgaaaaatacgtatatacatgtataatgTGAGTATTAAATGTGAAAAatactaaattctttatatgggtaataactctggcaaagtaaaaaaaatcaaagggaACAATAGAGACTCGAGTAAAGGcctaaaagaaaagaaaataggggaattttttttttttttaataaagaaaacaatcccagtatatatataaagagtatagccactcggctatacaatttatttaaaataaaaataaaaaacctcaGTAACGctgcgcggctatacctttttaGAAAAacccgagtatagccgcgcggctatactatttattagaaaaaaaaaatacccgTCTAGCGAAGCAGGTAAGCGTCCACGTGTAAAAGAAGtgcagccgcgcggctatattaatttttaggaAACCAATGTATAGCAccaagcggctatactatttatggggaaaaaaaggacCGCCACGTGGtaaaaaaggtatagccgagcggctatactatttgtaatataaaaaatacccTAGTGAacccgcacggctatactattttgttaaaagaaaaagggaccTACGTGTcaaaaaggtatagccgcccggctatactatttttaataaaagaaatacgGTAGTATAGCCGCCTTACTCCTTGTATCGTATGATTTGCTGCAAACACTTGCTCATTCCAGATTTCTCGTTCTTAAAAAACTCTCAAATGTTCGACAGAAGTTTCGAAATAGTTGATAAAACAAGTACATCAGGTTATGGCGTAACAAGCGCACCGAAGAAACATGGTCTCGCAGAACAAGTGGAACCACCAGAACAATAATGAGGGAAAATCGATGCGGCTGGTCTCTTCCTAAATTAACAAGATCAAATCAGAACCTAGGATTACGAGATACCATTGTTTTCAGTTCCTCGTCCACGCAATCGTACTTTGCTGGATACTCGGAACTGAAGAACCCCCTAGCCACATCATAATGAAAGGGAATTCGGGTGTCATCATCATCGCTCCATACCATTCCGGATTTCTCGTCCTTCAAAAACTCCCAAACATTCCACACAAGCTTCGGAACTGCCTAGGATTACGAGATAAACATCAGAAAACACGTATCATTGTTTCCTTGTCCAAATAGTCGTACTTGGAAGTGAAGAAACCTCTAACCACATCATGGTGAAAGAGAGATCATTTATATTGATTGGCTATTGTGATTATAATCCATATTATCATGGATTGAGATTTGAATATCAATAAAGTCCCTAAATTAAGGGTTCCGATTACATCTAGCTCCATATATTATTGTCTAAGGTATAttgcaaaattaattatctatttcctatattatatatacagtcctgatctcttggacccctgtagtccaagagatttatggtcactcaccgttggatgtaaattcaacggttcacttatttatgacttgaatcgggtaataatcatttatgtcatattgcatatatatatatatatatatatatcattttgaaccattggattaatatccaacggtgggtgaccacaatatcttggactcctgtggtccaagagatcgggactaattatatatatatatatattgcataGGTAAATTAATTTTCGGATTTAATTTAAGGATATTAAAGGGATTTCCGAAAAGAAAGGGATCAATGATGTGCTagaaatctatatatatacatatatatatatatacatctatatatataaagtaaaaggtagagaatggtgaaatattcaaaatgctagaaaatacccttaattaatgcaaacattaagaattgaaattattaattaaatgaggataatatggtaaattcacactttttcatattaaaaaaattttaaattaaaagaaaaattagataatgaattctattttcatggaacacaactacccattatcttttttttatttaaaaaaaaaagcctaaTTATGAAAGCGCGTGAAGAGAGGCTATAGTTAGGGATTATTCATTTAGAAAAATCGTACAGTTACAAATCAAAGGAATATATGGTGGATGGCACAgattgtaattttattattaatataaggataaatattttatgatacatattttaaatttgagttttcatgggaaatgaaatttagggtgagtttatatataaaatataggaGTTATATAGAATTAGgcacttattttatttttttgcattCGGTTGGTTTGATTGAATCGGCTGCtttgattatttttaaataaaatggaCATTTCAGTCCTCCCATACATACTACCTAGAGCCTcactttgtcattttttttgaattttatcaaCTTACCATGTAGAATTGCATACTCCTCCACAGCTTCTTTCAATACCTTTTTGTTTGCAAATCGCATTCCCATCCTAATCTCTGGATTCCTTAAATCCACCTCTCTCCTGTACTCATTCAACTTtggcaatttctttttctttcttttgcccTTTTCCTCACCATTACCCTGATCTTGATCCTCTTCATCACTTCTTGTGTCCAAATCCGATGTGTTAGCACCATCGGATGAAACCTCTCCTGGAGCATCATAAGTAGGCCCAACTGTCTCATGTCCATGGGGCTGAACAGTAGGCTCAACATTCTCACCTGCATTGGCCTGAACAGTAGGCCCAATGTTCTCACCTGCATTGGGCTCACCATTTGCGCCCCCAACTACCACATTCTCAGCTACAAGCACCTCATCTTCTTGTTCACTGAATTCATAATCACTATCCACAAATTGTGCATCATTTTCCTCATTTTCCCCTTCATTTCCAACCTCTCTATTCTCAGTTGCTGCAGCCTTATTTTCCTCTCCATTCTCAGTTGCTGCAAcctcattttcctcttcatttcCAACTTCTACATATGCATCTGCATCCCCTGGTTCATTGAATGCGTGCCATGTGACACCCTTCCCATCATTTTCTACATCTGCATCATAGTTATATTCTGCACTATCCAAACTAGGCCATGCAGCAGATGCTTGAGTCCCAAGCCCATTACCATTTGAATTTTCCAAATCTGTATAGTACAACACAAGAACCCTATTACATGGCATGCATCCAACCATTTCAGCTACTTTATTATCAGAGGTAATAAGCTCCAATATGTTACCATCCTTTTCTCCAGCGTTTCTATACCTAATCTCCATAGTTTGCTCAATTTTCGAAACATATTGTATACCCCAACTCTTTCCCTATCTTCCTTAAATCCAGCAATGATAGAAAGTCATCAACAACATTATCTAAATAACATACCTTACCACCTTTATAAACCCCATTTTCAAACATACCCCCATGGTGTAGTTCAAGAGTGACTCTGTCAGAGATATCTGCAAATAGTACATATCAAATTTCAGAGTTAGCTGCACACACATCTCCTTTATCTAATGCTacaggtttagggttttaatttttttttttttaccatttcACTCAATGCTAATAGTGAATTAAGTGTGAAGTAGACAACAAAGGGACCAcaccaaacataaaaacataTACTTTGCAGTCAATCCCAGcataaaggaaataaaatgcCACAGTATCTTTTCAACATAAAGAAACTGACCTTGGACCACACActtgcaaacaaaaaacatcGATTTGCAAAACAAGATGAATATAAAACACAGACAGATATTCCCTTACTGTATTTGGGATTCTCTCCACCCCAACGGAACTCAAACTCCATCAGTGatgagcatccacaatgatcGAAATCCAGAAATTCCCGCAAAACCCCCAAATAGGAACCCTAACAACTCCAGATTCTCTGTTGTTGCCTTCGCACCTCGGTTTCAGATAGTCACGAACCGAATGACGTTTTGGCTAATAGGAGAAGAAGACATTGAGGTTGAAAAAGACGCATATACCCTTTCAGATTTAAAAAGACGCATATAACCATCCTAGACCCCATCACTGGGGTTGACTTGTTAAAAACTcacagaaaatgtaacggttggatcaaatgggcgattaacataaagtttatgtaccatttggactaataatttaatttatggaccaaaatgtacatcgcatacaagtttgaggaccattttcACAATTtaccctttttatttattttttttgagtaACTCGGCGGCTTTGAATTTATAAATCGAAAACTGAACCGATATACAAACATAATTATGACATGCATCTGATAAGTCGGTGATtagtttatataatttgaCCGTGACTTTTAATTTGTTAAACAGAATTTGATAACCTAATTGTTTGAATGAATTGTTTCGTAAGTGTAAATGACAAAAGTGTTTGTGGGCTTTTGGAGAACACTGTGATGCCTCAGTCCTTTTGCAGGCTGATGCTTAGCTAATGTGTTATTTGTTGATCAAGAAAGGCTCGTTTGGGCCCTTAGTTTGAGCTTGACTGCCTTTTTCTTTGGATGCGTTAGGCGTGCCACTACTAGTGTTTTACTCTTCTAGTAGAAAGAGAGAATGAGTGACCAAGTGATGTGAAGATGGTGCTATGCTCATTGATCTTAACCTCTAACCAAAGTCATTGTGCTCCAAGTGGGGAATCTGGCTTGCATAGGTTCTGTATGCCTCAATTAAGAGGACTTCAATATTTTACTTGCTACCGGACAAACTTGGAAGAAGCAACAACTTTAAATTGAAATCGAATAGAAAGTGCAACGAAAGTTTAAAGTTGGTGGTGTTCGAAAGGTATTATATTGTTGCAAGACAGCAAATACATATCTATTTAGATCAAATAACAATAATCAACTTAACAAGAACCAAAGAAATGATTATCGGACAGAAACAAAACTCCTTAAACACCACTATAATCTTCTTGAGATAGTACAATGAGTCTGATGAAGGTGTCAACAGTATCTGCAATGCCTAGGAAAACTTGCATATGCAATACAAATTTTGATCTTTGATAAACTAGAAAAAGTGACTAACTTACAAAAATCATATCAAGCATTGATGTTGGCAGAGCATTAAGATTAGAAACAATAACAAAGTAATTCCGATCATGAGTTGTCAATTGGGAACGAATCAGAGTATGTGTttgggaaaagaagaaagtttcAATCAGGAGTTGTCAACTGGGGACTCAAGAGATTGAGAGAGGATTTGATTCAAGTCTTAGccattgatatgttgtgataTGTATTTGGCAAGTTGTTTGGGTCAAGTGTATTTGAAGTTGGTTCAAATAAGATGTTTGTTCTTGAGAGAAATTGGATGTCCTTGAATCAATATCTCCTCCATTTATTTATAGTCTTTTTGGCTTCTCGGATTTGTCCTCTTGGTAAAAAACGGAAAGTGTCCTCTTGGTAAAAAACGGAAAGTGTCCTCTTGGTAAAAAACGGAAAGTCCTGATTACTAGTCTCTTCTCTGCAACTAAGTTTAGCGGTCTTTTGAATCTTCCTCAGTTCTTGCGCTTTTAGCTGGCTTAGACATGTTGAAGCAGCCAATCTTCATGGTTCAAATCGCATTTAATGACGTTGTCTTACTCTTCTTCCACCATCTGACTTCCCATAAGTTGTTGAAGTAAGCTTTGAGTTCAAAATTGGATACTCGCAGTAACTTTGAGTTCAAAATTGGATACTCGTGCTTTTACCTGGGTAAAAATAACGATCTTTTGAGTTTTAGCAAaaaattttttgaataaacCACACCGTAGATATTTGGTGTGGCAGAAAactaattttaaattcatacATTTACATTGTCTGTTAATTTATGAAtcttaaagaaaagaaatcattTTATCCATTTTAGGGGACCAATCATGTGACTTTGCCATAACcattcaatttggttttgagaccatttattttatttctatgaTATCCGTGGAAGCAAATCCGGCTTCAAATCACAAAGTGCCACGTGGATAAGAAGAATATCTCATAGGTGAATTAATTGAGCCCATTTATTTGGCGAATTAATTGATActaaaaataagaatattatcttaaatatgagatattatctttattggGGAATATGATCACCAATTGAAAGATAATATCGCCAATTTAGGGTATTATCCTATTTTGTACATTTTGGGGAAAGAATATCTACCTTCTAAATTGGAAGATATTCTTTGAAAAACCTTACCACATTCAACACACAAGGTAATCTGAAACTCAACCCTAAACACCcgaaatctctctctctctctctctctctctctctctctctctctctctccccctctcctAGCTGACGACACCTCCATTGCCAATGACCTCACCACTCTCGTCTCTCCCACAAGGCCAAGTGCTACCACACATGCCTCTAGTCACCCGGCTCTCCCAGTGAAAGAAAACTCCGTACCGTTTTTTAACTATTGTTTCTCAAAGATCCaatcgaactaacttaggcatcggaagACCTTTGGCCAATACCTCTGGGTGTGGTCTTTTACTCATGTTTCTTTCGCAGGAACCGagaaagaaatggaaggaagcTCAAGAGGTGAATAATCTAAAAacgaatattctcccgtgagaaatttgaacgaataatatCCATCGAACACATTCAGTCCGATAAGCTTTACTTTTCCAGTTGACCAATTTGTTTACTCAATGTCTTCAAAGGTCCCGCATTGTCCGATGCATTTGGGCTTTTAAACATAACTTGTGAGGAGCCCCAATCATTTTATAACTGACTTGGGCAACTGCTGTTCATAAAATCAGCCCATTGATTGCAGAACTTGGGCTGAGCCAATTTTGGTCCAAACACTAGGCAATTTGGAAATTCCACACATCGTATAACTAAcctgcaaaaaagaaaactgcaaatcactttttttctttttctcaagcTCTTGGTTTGATCACTCTGTTAATGGGAATTCTACAAACAAATTCAAACCCAACACAATTCAAAGGTCCACGTTCCAATCAAATTCCAAACCCAGTTTTTGGATTATATGATTTACCAACCCAACAAAAATCAAGCTGAGGTTCCAATCCAGTATCAAGGCATACATTTTGTAGCAACATTCCTACCACTGATTCTTTGTTGCAATTGAACCATTTGTCTGAGAGAGtttcaatatatttaatattagtTTGGAGCTCACAAGCATTAGAATATGACTTCTGGGAATCCAGAAAACATGTCGaaacataacaaagaaaacTCGGACGAGAGATTTCCTTTGTTATCAAGGACTCAAGATGAGAAAGTCGTGACTGATAAATACTCTGGAGCATCCTTTCATGGCTCTGTGTTCAATCTGTCATGCACCATTGTTGGTTCTGGGATTATGAGCCTGCCTGCAACCTTGAAAATGCTGGGGCTCGTTCCTGGGATTGTTTTGATCATTATAGTTGCATTTGTTATCGAGTCGTCGATCGAGATGTTGTTGAGATTCAGCAAGGCAGGGTCTGCATATTCCTATGGTGATGCCATGGCTGATGCCTTTGGAAGAATTGGGAAAGTTTTACTTCAGATCTGCATTGTTATCTACAACACTGGTTCTCTTATAGTGTACATGATTATAATTGGTATAACGccatttcttccttttctacTTACATTGGTCTCTTTCGAAACCattgttttgtattgtttCTGTTGTGGCTCAGAAatgtttgtttccttttcgAAACCAGAGGATGTGCTTTCTGGATCAACCTCAAAAGAGGTTCACCATGCCGGCATTTTGGAAGGGTGGTTTGGAGAACATTGGTGGACTAGCCGCGCCTTTGTTCTTGTTGCAGTAACtgttgttatattttttccaTTGATGTTCTTCGAGCGTATTGGTTGGTAAATATTTCCTTTATGCATCAGTTCTAATTAATGATACCTTGTTTCTGCGTAATATAAAGTTGCAGCTTAGTACAGTTCCTGTGTAAATAAATCATCTTGGTATCTTGTAATTTGATATAATTTCGTAGTTTGCTATGCATAATTAGGTTAAACTCAGTAGGGCAGAGATatgattctttgtttttcgGTTGCAGATTCAGCCAGATATATCTCTGTTATATCAGTTGGATTGGCTATTGTGTTCCTTCTTGTTGTCATTGGGGTCACAACTTTCAAATTAGTGGACGGAAGCATAGAGACGCCTAAATGGTTTCCGGCTGTTACTGATTCAACATCATTCCTTAATCTCTCCACTGCTGTCCCTGTTGTTGTCTTTGCATATATCTGCCACTACAATGGTATTCAATCtgatcttctctttatttccAAGTCGTTACATGTCTTTGCTTCCCTTATAATTTGCTCTTTGTTCCCCCTCATGGTTAGCCTTTTTTGTGCCAAGTATGCAGaatggaagaagaacaaagttcCATACTCATATTGTAATCCTTGCAAAACTTTAGAATTTGAAAATGGTTGAATTCTGAAAATATGAATGTTGATAATTTTCAGTTCACACAATACAGAATGAGCTTGCAGATTCTTCCCTAATTCAAGGGGTTGTTCGGGGTTCGCTTGCTCTATGTGCCGTTGTCTATGTAATGACCGGCATTTTCGGGTTCCTTCTGTTTGGTGAATCAACATATACTGACTTGCTCTCCAACTTTGACACTGACATTGGCGTTCCATATAGCTCACTGTTCAACAACATTGTTCGAATTAGCTATGCCGGTCATGTTATTCTTGTCTTCCCAACCATATTCTTACCTCTGCGGCTCAACTTGGATGGCCTCCTTTTCCCCTCAGCAAGGCCCCTGGCTTTGGACAAGAAGAGGTTTGTGTTGGAAAGTGTAGGGCTTGTCCTCATTTCCCTTGTGGGTGCAATATCCATACCAAATATTTGGGTAGCTTTTGAGTTCACAGGAGCAACAATGGGAGGGTTACTTGCATTTGTGTTTCCTGCTTCCATCACTCTCAAGTGAGCTCTTTTTCATTCTTAATTCAACTAGAAACTCACTTATCTCGATATCAATTGTTCTAATTCATAGATTTTCTCTGTTAATCTGGTGTTTCAGGGACCCTCATTGTATAGCAACTACCAAGGACAAGATTGTGTCAGTCTCCATGATCATTCTTGCAGTAGTTTCAAACTTCATCGCCATATATAGCAATCTGCGCTCTTTGTTGTCCTAACTGAGAAGAGCACCTGTTGCCTTGGCCAAATGGAActgaagacaaaagaaaaagtgaaattGAATTTATTCATGAATTTAAGGATAAATTCACATATTTGTTCTTTGAAAGTGAAGACAATttgttttattcatttatttacaTAACTTACCTGAGATTGTTGTACAAGTTTCAATGTGATTGTCGTGTCGTACTAAATATCTTGGCCAACCATGCCACGTGTCGCAATTGGAACCTCCTGTAGTTTCAAAGAGTATGTCCTGAGGCTTCCATTACTGTCTATCGTTTTTGTATATGACTTCTGCCTAGGTTCTGATTACCCATCTAACTAAACCACATGTCGTATCACCACAAATAATGGAGGCCTTCCAGTCAAATGGGAACActcatttttgtatttttgtatttttgtttgactAGCAGCTGAACAGCCTTTGCTCTAATACTTAAAAAATTTGGCCCTCTAAATTCAGAGTTTTTATCTACTTTTCTTCTGTTTGTCTACCTATAAGAACcagttgtttattttatttagattCTATAGAAACCAAATTTGaccttttgttcttttttctgttttcaattCAACTTCTTGTTGCCAAGAGAGATTATGTTCAATATTGTTGAGTTCCACTAGGAAGAAAGCCATTCATTTAAAGTGTTTACAGTTTTTGATTATTTGGTCTTGAATTTATATCAAGTTTTTATAACCCAATTGTCACTTCCATTACTATTGTTAAGTCCTATATCGAATTTTCGATCTAGTTCGAAACAGAGTTGTTTTCTGTTTAGTAGTTTTGCTTTGCAGGCAGCACATTAGGTGATTCTTTTGggaatttataaaatttctgcTTGCTAACTGATGTTGTATATTGAGCTCTCAAAGTGATAAAATTTGAAAGCTCTGATTTTGAAGTAGTGAGTGAGCCATTGGAATATGAGTACACCACAAAGTGAACACCAATTAGTTGATGAGAGGACCCTTTTGTTGCCCACAAGCCAAAATGAAGAAGCTCAGGCTGGGTTTGGCAAACCCAGCAGAAGAGCTTCTTTTCCTGGGTCTGTGTTCAATTTGTCCTGCACAGTTATTGGTTCTGGAATTATGAGCCTGCCTGCTACCTTGAACATATTGGGGCTCATCCCAGGGGTTGCTTTGATCATCATAGCTGCATTCTTAACAGAAGCATCAATTGATTTTTTGCTGAGATTCAGCAAGCCTGGTTCAGCATTTTCTTATGGTGATGTCATGGGTGAAGCCTTTGGAAAAGTTGGGAAGTTTTTGGTTCAGAGCTGTGTTATAATCAACAATATTGGTTCTCTTACTGTGTATATGATCATAATAGGTGAAATTTCaatgctttttcttcttctgttatCATTTACCAATTTTTGTCAAGGCTCAAATATTACAGGCATTCTGTTCCAGATTAAATCATGCTAAGCTTCTTGGTTAATTCTATTTTTTGGTTACCAGAGGATGTGCTTTCTGGCTCAACTTCAAATGGAGTTCACCATGCTGGTATTTTGGAAGAAAGCTTAGGGGTACATTGGTGGACTGGACGTGCTTTCGTTCTTATTGTCC includes the following:
- the LOC117622941 gene encoding amino acid transporter AVT6A-like: MTSGNPENMSKHNKENSDERFPLLSRTQDEKVVTDKYSGASFHGSVFNLSCTIVGSGIMSLPATLKMLGLVPGIVLIIIVAFVIESSIEMLLRFSKAGSAYSYGDAMADAFGRIGKVLLQICIVIYNTGSLIVYMIIIEDVLSGSTSKEVHHAGILEGWFGEHWWTSRAFVLVAVTVVIFFPLMFFERIDSARYISVISVGLAIVFLLVVIGVTTFKLVDGSIETPKWFPAVTDSTSFLNLSTAVPVVVFAYICHYNVHTIQNELADSSLIQGVVRGSLALCAVVYVMTGIFGFLLFGESTYTDLLSNFDTDIGVPYSSLFNNIVRISYAGHVILVFPTIFLPLRLNLDGLLFPSARPLALDKKRFVLESVGLVLISLVGAISIPNIWVAFEFTGATMGGLLAFVFPASITLKDPHCIATTKDKIVSVSMIILAVVSNFIAIYSNLRSLLS